From Ruminococcus sp. HUN007, a single genomic window includes:
- a CDS encoding nucleotidyltransferase family protein, with product MKVAGIVCEYNPFHNGHKYHIRKTRENGATHIVAVMSGNFVQRGDVAIMDKFERARIAVQNGVDLVIELPVPYVLSSAEGFSRAAMYIFNSLGCVDELSFGSECGDLEKLIEAAHATIKVADTPELKYMLDNGASFPAAVQELVEQNYGKAMSDLLEVSNANNILAIEYIKAISFLNSKIVPFTVKRKNAGHDDINVKENFASASFIRQNVTDINYSDLMPADSFKTLSEAVRTGKYASMANLEKAIMYSMRTTSPAKLREVPDVAQGLENRIFEARTASTVSEMMDMIKNKRYTLARIRRIILCSILGITTDDLKTPPVYARILAVNERGTDILHKAKEKSRIPMGTSLARLSEINAVAKRLAELESFSTDIYNLALGVPDPVGTDYRAKVSVVPNIKNSQNIPL from the coding sequence ATGAAGGTTGCAGGTATAGTTTGTGAATACAATCCTTTCCACAACGGACACAAGTATCATATCAGAAAAACAAGAGAAAACGGAGCAACACACATCGTAGCGGTAATGAGCGGAAATTTTGTGCAGCGCGGTGATGTTGCGATAATGGACAAATTTGAAAGAGCCAGAATAGCTGTTCAGAACGGAGTCGACCTGGTCATCGAACTTCCCGTCCCATATGTCCTTTCAAGCGCAGAAGGCTTTTCAAGAGCGGCTATGTACATCTTCAATTCTCTCGGATGTGTTGATGAACTTTCATTCGGAAGCGAATGCGGGGATCTCGAAAAGCTTATCGAAGCGGCTCATGCCACTATCAAAGTAGCTGACACTCCGGAACTGAAATATATGCTCGACAACGGTGCTTCATTCCCGGCTGCTGTTCAGGAACTTGTTGAACAGAATTACGGCAAGGCAATGAGCGATCTGCTCGAAGTGTCAAATGCCAACAATATTCTCGCTATCGAATACATCAAAGCAATTTCATTCCTCAACTCTAAAATAGTACCGTTTACTGTAAAGAGGAAAAATGCAGGGCATGACGACATCAATGTAAAGGAAAACTTCGCAAGTGCTTCTTTTATCAGACAGAACGTTACAGATATAAACTATTCAGATCTTATGCCTGCAGACAGCTTCAAGACTCTGTCAGAAGCTGTACGTACCGGAAAATATGCCTCAATGGCTAATCTTGAAAAAGCTATCATGTACAGCATGCGTACTACTTCACCTGCAAAGCTCCGCGAAGTTCCTGATGTTGCACAGGGCCTTGAGAACCGTATTTTTGAAGCAAGAACAGCTTCCACGGTATCTGAAATGATGGACATGATCAAAAACAAACGCTATACACTTGCAAGGATCAGAAGGATCATTCTCTGTTCGATACTCGGCATAACTACCGACGACCTGAAAACACCTCCGGTTTACGCAAGAATACTTGCGGTAAATGAACGCGGAACGGATATTCTCCACAAGGCAAAGGAAAAATCACGTATTCCGATGGGTACATCCCTTGCAAGACTCAGCGAGATCAACGCAGTTGCAAAAAGGCTTGCTGAACTCGAGTCATTCTCAACAGACATATACAACCTCGCACTTGGTGTGCCTGACCCTGTCGGCACAGATTACCGTGCAAAAGTAAGCGTTGTTCCGAACATCAAGAACAGCCAGAACATTCCGCTCTGA
- a CDS encoding acetate kinase: MKILVINAGSSSLKYQLIDMTDESVIAKGNCDRIGIGGHISHKTFDGRTVDTDCNFPTHTEAFEKLVEVLTTGEASVIKSMDEISAVGHRIVQGAEVFSKTCIATDEVIDQIDGLADLAPVHNHAHALALRACKKVIPADVKQVVVFDTGFHQTMPAKAYMYGVPYECYKDLHVRKYGFHGTSHRFVTAKLAETLGKKPEDLKIVSCHLGNGSSITAVNAGKSVDTTMGFTPLDGLIMGTRSGAIDASAVTYIMNKLGLSASEMSDYLNKKSGFLGLSGVSSDNRDIQKAVNEGNERAKITSEMLTYQIKKYIGSFAAAMNGLDAVIFTGGIGENAPEVREGACEDMSFFGIEIDKELNKCRGELKKISTEASKVQVWVVPTNEELLIARDTLELVK, translated from the coding sequence ATGAAAATTTTAGTAATCAATGCCGGAAGCTCATCACTTAAGTATCAGCTTATCGATATGACTGACGAATCAGTTATCGCAAAGGGTAACTGCGACAGAATCGGAATCGGCGGTCACATTTCACATAAAACATTTGACGGAAGAACAGTTGACACAGACTGTAATTTCCCGACACATACAGAAGCTTTTGAAAAGCTCGTTGAAGTTCTCACAACTGGTGAAGCTTCAGTTATCAAGTCAATGGACGAGATCTCAGCAGTAGGTCACAGAATCGTGCAGGGTGCTGAAGTATTCTCAAAGACATGCATCGCAACAGACGAAGTTATCGACCAGATCGACGGCCTTGCAGACCTCGCTCCTGTACACAACCACGCTCACGCACTTGCGCTCCGTGCATGTAAGAAGGTTATTCCTGCTGACGTTAAGCAGGTAGTAGTATTCGATACAGGTTTCCACCAGACAATGCCGGCAAAAGCGTACATGTACGGTGTTCCTTATGAATGCTACAAGGATCTCCACGTTCGTAAGTACGGCTTCCACGGTACATCACACCGTTTCGTAACAGCAAAGCTGGCTGAAACACTCGGAAAGAAGCCTGAGGATCTCAAGATCGTTTCATGCCACCTCGGCAACGGTTCATCAATCACAGCAGTAAACGCAGGCAAGTCAGTTGATACAACAATGGGCTTCACACCTCTTGACGGTCTTATCATGGGTACAAGATCAGGTGCCATCGACGCTTCTGCAGTTACATACATCATGAACAAGCTCGGCCTTTCAGCTTCTGAAATGAGCGATTACCTCAACAAGAAGTCAGGTTTCCTCGGCCTTTCAGGCGTTTCAAGCGACAACCGTGACATCCAGAAGGCTGTAAACGAAGGCAACGAAAGAGCAAAGATCACATCTGAAATGCTCACATACCAGATCAAGAAGTACATCGGTTCATTCGCTGCTGCAATGAACGGTCTTGACGCTGTTATCTTCACAGGCGGTATCGGTGAAAATGCTCCTGAAGTTCGTGAAGGTGCATGTGAGGACATGAGCTTCTTCGGAATCGAGATCGATAAGGAACTCAACAAGTGCCGCGGCGAACTGAAGAAGATCTCAACAGAGGCTTCAAAGGTTCAGGTATGGGTAGTTCCTACAAACGAAGAACTTCTCATCGCAAGAGATACACTTGAACTTGTTAAATAA
- a CDS encoding extracellular solute-binding protein — MKRRICAGIASLLAAAVIMSGCGQDLKPQSNRTDDGIRPAVSENEKKKTANGPISVYFDRKNLLDNNDLKGSVPVAVNGDSIWYYKRADIYGLHNTEKEIVSFLADTETGEVEYDEQLNIPAENYIRRDEKKVVYWLENDDNYTLNSLDLKSGKTETVDLGDTPHYTGTDGAGNIYIYSVSGDSLTVYDQSLNVSESFNIDDQLINMDVTNRFIYGMCVSHDGKVYFAVDEKDVCSSVFTIDENGKLKNLTGDIYDIREKNRIFINAEGIITLCTGYGSVICDTIDSETGEVLHRYELYGVNDLLGPSDKYDMVYLDASGVRGYDYKEDKKDLIVSEEKIPGIASVYDSGFVSGNTLFLSVLDADANKLIEVRKSTGETIITENAGGRLAAVSPDGHLYYISDEHKTKSYDDTYESVTPSFFRLNDDGTSELVFTLPEYEMEVVPSAFCISDKGEFFITYADEEDRGCVFVYDSSGNLKTKIYAPEDKYSFYKGLPRVRRNEKGDIYAVDEYNALWKIDQDKYEMNKVNCFNLLGMDNSYMDGKFGYDLLYKNLSGIYGWKEADDSVTELVLFQDAEGTVSPYDDMILFSTDEVLLPDGIMLKKADEERLAELNSRKIITLAVSGSTIKPFVDDFNTSNDDYRIVLKDYLKYGSTYDYNDFGKDSEQLSKDIVNGDIPDIIMLDNMDVSAYIPKGLFTDLKEFVEKDPELDMSDFYQNITDEFVYKDCQYTIPALNSFMTIFSVYQPEKWDYSDMISHDTINENLFEYFSSFNVYNWLLASYIDDYVDMEAKKCDFDNETFTELLDFIKSNCTFGDEIDEALWDRSYDLRSKVFSYFDEYLRSVSEDTYALGFPSKDGGRNYIQPELMFGITNSCENKEGAWEFVRLFLIDKNLKGEVNNSYTTLNGFSIRKDVDENDIKETVTDHAEYGEDISDKADEYREFVNGPVFSDLIYSGVKRIVMEEADAFFKSEDITAEETAKTIQNKVMLYLNEIA; from the coding sequence ATGAAAAGAAGAATTTGCGCAGGTATTGCATCACTTCTGGCAGCAGCAGTGATAATGAGCGGATGTGGTCAGGATCTGAAACCGCAGAGCAACAGAACAGATGACGGTATCAGGCCGGCAGTGTCAGAAAATGAAAAAAAGAAAACTGCAAACGGACCGATAAGTGTTTACTTTGACAGGAAGAATCTTCTGGATAATAATGACCTGAAAGGTTCGGTTCCGGTTGCGGTAAACGGAGACAGTATCTGGTATTATAAGCGGGCGGATATATATGGTTTACACAATACTGAAAAAGAAATAGTAAGTTTCCTTGCCGATACCGAGACCGGTGAAGTTGAATATGACGAGCAGCTTAACATTCCGGCAGAAAACTATATCAGACGTGATGAGAAAAAAGTGGTTTACTGGCTTGAAAATGATGATAATTACACACTGAATTCACTTGATCTGAAGAGCGGAAAAACAGAAACAGTCGACCTTGGGGACACGCCGCATTATACCGGAACAGATGGTGCTGGTAATATTTACATCTATTCTGTTTCCGGAGACAGTCTCACAGTTTATGATCAGTCACTGAATGTTTCGGAAAGTTTCAATATTGATGATCAGCTGATAAATATGGACGTGACAAACAGATTTATCTACGGTATGTGTGTTTCACATGACGGAAAAGTATATTTCGCAGTGGATGAAAAAGATGTCTGCAGCAGTGTTTTCACTATCGATGAAAACGGTAAGCTTAAAAATCTGACCGGTGATATTTATGATATAAGAGAAAAAAACCGTATCTTTATAAACGCTGAAGGTATTATTACTCTCTGTACCGGTTACGGATCGGTAATTTGCGATACCATAGATTCAGAAACAGGCGAAGTACTTCATCGCTATGAACTCTATGGAGTAAATGATCTTCTCGGACCTTCGGATAAATACGATATGGTCTATCTTGATGCATCAGGAGTGCGCGGATATGATTATAAGGAAGATAAGAAAGATCTGATCGTTTCAGAGGAGAAAATTCCGGGAATTGCATCTGTATATGATTCGGGCTTTGTCAGCGGAAATACACTTTTCCTCAGTGTTCTGGATGCAGATGCGAATAAACTGATCGAAGTCCGGAAAAGTACGGGCGAGACAATAATTACAGAAAATGCGGGCGGCAGATTGGCGGCAGTTTCACCTGACGGACATCTTTATTACATCAGTGATGAGCATAAGACAAAATCCTACGATGATACTTATGAATCTGTTACCCCATCGTTCTTCAGACTTAATGATGACGGAACGAGTGAACTGGTGTTTACTCTTCCAGAGTATGAAATGGAGGTTGTTCCGTCTGCATTTTGCATTTCAGATAAGGGTGAGTTTTTTATAACATATGCCGATGAGGAAGACAGAGGATGTGTATTTGTATATGATTCATCCGGAAATCTGAAAACAAAGATCTACGCTCCTGAAGACAAATACAGTTTTTATAAAGGACTTCCGAGAGTACGCAGAAATGAAAAAGGTGATATTTATGCAGTTGACGAGTATAATGCCCTCTGGAAAATAGATCAGGATAAATATGAAATGAATAAAGTCAACTGTTTTAATCTGCTGGGTATGGATAATAGCTATATGGACGGTAAGTTCGGATACGATCTGCTGTATAAGAATTTGTCCGGAATTTACGGCTGGAAAGAAGCAGATGATTCTGTCACGGAACTGGTACTTTTTCAGGATGCTGAAGGAACTGTCAGTCCGTATGATGACATGATTTTATTCAGTACTGATGAAGTTTTGCTTCCTGACGGTATCATGCTAAAAAAAGCTGATGAAGAGAGACTGGCTGAGCTCAATTCAAGGAAGATAATAACCCTTGCTGTTTCAGGCAGTACAATAAAGCCTTTTGTCGATGATTTTAATACAAGCAATGATGACTATCGTATCGTTCTAAAAGATTACTTAAAATACGGGTCTACATATGACTACAACGATTTTGGCAAAGATTCTGAGCAGCTTTCAAAGGATATAGTTAATGGTGATATTCCGGATATTATAATGCTTGATAACATGGATGTTTCTGCGTATATTCCGAAGGGACTTTTCACAGATCTGAAAGAATTTGTTGAAAAGGATCCTGAACTTGACATGTCAGACTTTTATCAGAATATCACCGATGAGTTTGTTTATAAAGACTGTCAGTACACTATACCTGCACTTAACAGCTTCATGACAATATTTTCTGTCTATCAGCCTGAAAAATGGGATTACAGTGATATGATCTCGCATGATACCATAAATGAAAATTTATTTGAATATTTTTCTTCATTTAATGTTTATAATTGGTTGCTTGCTTCATACATCGATGACTATGTTGATATGGAAGCGAAAAAATGTGATTTTGACAATGAGACTTTTACGGAACTTCTTGATTTTATAAAATCCAACTGTACATTTGGCGATGAAATCGATGAAGCACTCTGGGACAGAAGCTATGATCTGCGAAGCAAGGTTTTTTCATATTTCGATGAGTATTTACGGAGTGTTTCGGAAGATACGTATGCTCTTGGTTTTCCTTCAAAAGATGGAGGCAGAAATTATATTCAGCCGGAACTGATGTTTGGTATCACGAACAGCTGTGAAAATAAGGAAGGCGCATGGGAATTTGTTCGGCTTTTCCTTATCGATAAAAATCTTAAAGGAGAGGTAAACAACTCTTACACCACTTTAAACGGATTCAGCATCCGAAAGGATGTTGATGAGAACGACATTAAAGAGACTGTGACGGATCATGCTGAGTACGGAGAAGATATATCTGATAAAGCAGATGAATACAGAGAATTTGTAAACGGACCGGTATTCTCAGATCTGATATATTCCGGTGTAAAGCGTATAGTAATGGAAGAAGCCGATGCGTTTTTCAAAAGCGAAGATATTACTGCAGAGGAGACAGCAAAGACGATCCAGAACAAGGTGATGCTGTATCTGAATGAGATTGCATAA
- a CDS encoding ROK family glucokinase, translating to MKYYVGIDLGGTNISAGVVNENYEIIAKTSTKTNCPRPASEIGEDMAKTAIEAVKKAELSMDQIEWVGIGTPGIADNANGVIVYSNNLGFDNVPMADYIHKLIDKPVYIENDANAAAYGEFVAGAAKKANNAICITLGTGVGGGIIIDGKIYSGSNNAGAELGHIVIDPAGPQCTCGRKGCFEVFSSATGLIRMSKEAMESDKDSVMWKLSAEKNGKVTARTPFDAMRAGDKSAKEVVDKYITYLAAGITNIINIFQPDILCIGGGVCNEGDPLLLPVKELVKKEVYTRSLAKNTEIVIAELGNDAGIIGAAFLGNAVAK from the coding sequence ATGAAGTATTATGTAGGTATTGACCTCGGCGGTACAAACATATCTGCCGGTGTTGTCAACGAAAACTATGAGATCATCGCAAAGACGTCAACAAAGACAAACTGTCCTCGTCCTGCATCTGAGATCGGTGAAGATATGGCAAAGACAGCTATTGAAGCTGTAAAGAAAGCCGAACTTTCAATGGATCAGATCGAATGGGTAGGTATAGGAACTCCTGGTATCGCGGACAATGCCAACGGTGTTATCGTATATTCAAACAACCTAGGATTTGACAATGTTCCTATGGCAGATTACATTCACAAGCTCATTGACAAGCCTGTATACATAGAAAACGACGCAAATGCAGCTGCTTACGGTGAATTTGTTGCCGGTGCTGCAAAGAAGGCAAACAACGCTATATGCATCACACTCGGAACCGGTGTCGGCGGCGGTATCATCATCGACGGCAAGATCTACTCCGGTTCAAACAATGCCGGTGCTGAACTCGGCCACATTGTTATTGATCCTGCAGGTCCTCAGTGTACATGCGGACGCAAGGGATGTTTTGAAGTATTCTCATCTGCTACAGGTCTTATCAGAATGTCAAAGGAAGCTATGGAATCTGACAAGGACAGCGTAATGTGGAAGCTCTCAGCTGAGAAGAACGGCAAGGTAACAGCAAGAACTCCTTTCGATGCTATGCGTGCAGGCGACAAGTCTGCAAAGGAAGTTGTAGACAAGTACATAACATATCTCGCAGCAGGTATCACTAATATCATCAACATCTTCCAGCCTGACATACTCTGCATCGGCGGCGGCGTATGCAATGAAGGTGATCCTCTCCTTCTTCCTGTAAAGGAACTTGTTAAAAAGGAAGTTTACACAAGATCACTTGCAAAGAATACAGAGATCGTTATTGCTGAACTCGGAAACGACGCTGGTATTATCGGCGCTGCATTCCTTGGAAACGCTGTAGCAAAGTAA
- a CDS encoding RNA polymerase sigma factor gives MKDNTDISEHIEKCREPLTRLCLSLCGNHHDAADLFQDTCLRAFRYYRNYDESKEFNKWIFSICVNTYKSGLKKLYRMKKVDFSSVGEHDDFFAGIPDTQNPDSREQYRALVKAVKKLPEKFHIVIVLRFFSDFTEKDMAKMLGIPEGTVKSRISKAKKLLKKEMENDG, from the coding sequence TTGAAAGACAATACTGATATCAGTGAACATATAGAAAAATGCAGGGAACCGCTTACAAGACTTTGTCTGAGCCTCTGCGGGAATCATCATGATGCGGCTGACCTTTTTCAGGATACGTGTCTGAGGGCTTTCAGGTATTACAGAAATTATGATGAGTCGAAGGAATTTAACAAGTGGATATTCAGTATCTGCGTAAATACCTACAAGTCGGGACTAAAGAAACTTTACAGAATGAAAAAAGTTGATTTTTCTTCTGTCGGGGAACATGACGACTTTTTTGCCGGAATTCCTGATACGCAGAATCCTGATTCCCGTGAGCAGTACAGGGCACTTGTAAAAGCAGTAAAGAAACTTCCGGAGAAATTTCATATCGTTATAGTGCTGAGATTTTTCAGCGACTTTACAGAAAAGGATATGGCGAAAATGCTCGGCATACCTGAGGGAACGGTCAAGTCAAGGATCAGCAAGGCAAAAAAACTTCTGAAAAAGGAGATGGAAAACGATGGCTGA
- a CDS encoding HAD family phosphatase: MIKGVIFDMDGTLIDSMQSWSECDRRFLKENGIDPPPGISEVMKTLSMEECARYFIDLGVKMEPQKITDRIEEMVLDEYSTSIPLKDYVTETLDTLDRYGIPYCIATANYRTLTDTILKRFGIYDRFKFIYTCEENGIKKDDPEFFGKVCALLGTEKESTAVVDDALHCIESAGNAGFFAAAVFDKGNADWEKTSAAADIAFDDLHGFTEFIKAQHQGKNVI; encoded by the coding sequence ATGATAAAGGGCGTAATTTTCGACATGGACGGTACTCTTATCGATTCCATGCAGAGCTGGTCGGAATGTGACCGCAGATTCCTGAAGGAGAACGGCATCGATCCGCCGCCGGGCATATCGGAAGTAATGAAAACACTCAGCATGGAGGAATGTGCCCGTTACTTTATAGATCTCGGCGTAAAAATGGAACCGCAGAAGATAACCGACCGTATTGAGGAAATGGTTCTTGATGAATATTCGACTTCCATTCCGCTTAAAGATTATGTCACAGAAACTCTGGACACGCTTGACCGTTACGGAATACCGTACTGCATTGCCACAGCAAACTACCGTACGCTGACGGACACAATACTAAAGCGTTTCGGAATATATGACCGGTTTAAATTCATATACACCTGCGAGGAAAACGGAATAAAGAAAGACGATCCGGAATTCTTCGGAAAGGTATGTGCTCTGCTCGGAACGGAAAAAGAAAGCACAGCAGTTGTCGATGACGCGCTCCACTGCATCGAATCTGCCGGAAACGCCGGATTTTTTGCAGCCGCCGTATTCGACAAAGGAAACGCAGACTGGGAAAAAACTTCCGCTGCCGCAGACATTGCATTTGACGATCTGCACGGATTTACCGAATTCATAAAAGCGCAGCACCAAGGAAAGAATGTGATTTAA
- a CDS encoding class I mannose-6-phosphate isomerase: MWYVIDCEEGASLLFGMKENISKDEFRKRISEGTLLEKVNRVPVKKGDVFFITAGTLHAIGKGILIAEIQQNSNITYRIYDYGRKDKNGKERDLHIDKACEVTKLCPAENLPAFETIQHEGYSSRLLASCSIFTVHLLNISRKADLLTDGTSFEHLLVIEGNGHLEGQGISMDLKNGDSIFIPAGYGSSAVTGNCLIIKTRID; this comes from the coding sequence ATGTGGTATGTCATCGACTGTGAGGAAGGCGCATCTCTCCTTTTCGGAATGAAGGAAAACATATCAAAGGATGAATTCCGGAAAAGGATATCTGAAGGCACTCTCCTTGAAAAAGTAAACCGGGTACCTGTAAAAAAAGGTGATGTATTCTTTATTACTGCCGGTACACTGCATGCTATAGGAAAAGGCATCCTCATTGCAGAAATACAGCAGAACTCAAATATCACCTACAGGATATACGACTACGGAAGAAAAGACAAAAACGGTAAGGAACGCGATCTCCATATCGACAAGGCGTGCGAAGTGACAAAGCTTTGTCCTGCCGAAAATCTTCCGGCCTTCGAAACCATTCAGCATGAAGGTTATTCTTCAAGACTGCTTGCCTCATGCAGTATTTTTACAGTACACCTGCTTAACATTAGCCGGAAAGCAGATCTTCTTACTGACGGTACTTCCTTTGAGCATCTTCTTGTGATTGAAGGAAACGGTCATCTGGAAGGACAGGGCATCAGCATGGATCTGAAAAACGGCGACAGCATTTTTATACCAGCCGGTTATGGCAGTTCTGCCGTCACGGGTAACTGCCTTATTATAAAAACTCGTATAGATTAA
- a CDS encoding DUF2079 domain-containing protein, protein MSETTNDLNNKDTESEELVRDTVNNESAEEITASEAAAAESNDDAENLQEENSAGTAEAAKVRTFRGSMKTLSDWFVSFINENNAVARLIGLFMIFSSVVFIKNYHKDPRMRFWELHNGDAWKEYSSSVGIGKMAVFIAVGFAAVSLVKRFVPKLRNFKFDSLILLSGSLLFGICAVWRNDSNPLNAVFSFGIVLVVLVLLHWFLDTDDCTFIRRIPNIAYISILLICAAGVGGYVAWTTICKHRIYHTAVFDLGIFTQMYHSIVTHFTQVTTCERGYDLSHFAVHFSPIYYVLAPVYYLFPSPETLLAAQAFLAVSGFIPLYKICRGRGFSNAVTFLFGIVYIFSVSVMSPCYYEFHENAFLPPLLMWFFYAIEKEKKVLMYVFMVLLLMVKEDAALYVMCIGLYMLFSGKNRKHGAIIFCATAAVFVNVLALMSKYGEGAMTNRTFGNLMRNYDSGFGEVIKTALTNPMYFINQCFLTGDEEKFYEKIVFFTVMLLPLLFMPFITKKRSRLFLVVPFIIMNLASGYPYASKFDYQYVFGTATCLIYAAVINVADLDKKSIKEIVPLMAVASLIMFAANDTNKLYYPEVYKNYKDNNDRKNAFCEAIPEDASLLATPFLIPHCANRDKLYVLDEGSAPNPDTTDFVIFEDGSEEWKQNKRALLESEGYTVYNEAEGLIVIYVSPDYNVNK, encoded by the coding sequence ATGTCAGAAACTACAAATGATTTAAATAATAAAGATACGGAGTCTGAAGAACTTGTCAGAGACACAGTGAATAACGAAAGTGCTGAAGAAATAACGGCATCTGAAGCTGCAGCAGCTGAAAGTAATGATGACGCGGAGAACCTGCAGGAGGAAAATTCTGCTGGTACGGCTGAAGCTGCAAAGGTAAGAACGTTCAGAGGTTCGATGAAAACTCTTTCAGACTGGTTTGTTTCTTTCATAAATGAAAACAATGCAGTCGCAAGGCTTATCGGACTGTTCATGATTTTCAGTTCAGTGGTTTTCATTAAAAATTACCATAAGGATCCGCGCATGAGGTTCTGGGAACTTCACAACGGTGATGCCTGGAAAGAATACAGCAGCAGCGTCGGAATTGGTAAAATGGCGGTTTTCATTGCCGTCGGGTTTGCTGCGGTTTCGCTTGTAAAACGTTTTGTTCCGAAACTGCGGAATTTTAAGTTTGACTCGCTTATACTGCTTTCCGGATCCCTTTTATTCGGAATATGTGCAGTCTGGAGAAATGACAGCAACCCGCTCAATGCGGTATTTTCATTCGGTATAGTGCTTGTGGTCCTTGTGCTTCTGCACTGGTTCCTCGACACTGATGACTGTACGTTTATCCGTCGGATACCGAATATTGCCTACATAAGTATTCTTCTGATCTGTGCGGCAGGTGTGGGCGGATATGTAGCATGGACTACTATCTGCAAGCACAGGATCTATCACACTGCAGTATTTGACCTTGGAATTTTCACGCAGATGTATCATTCCATTGTCACACATTTTACTCAGGTGACTACATGTGAGCGCGGATATGATCTTTCTCATTTCGCAGTCCATTTTTCACCTATATATTATGTGCTTGCTCCGGTCTACTATCTGTTTCCTTCTCCTGAGACCCTCCTTGCAGCACAGGCTTTTCTTGCAGTAAGCGGCTTCATCCCGCTTTATAAGATATGCCGCGGACGCGGTTTTTCGAATGCGGTTACATTCCTTTTCGGTATCGTGTACATCTTTTCAGTATCAGTTATGTCACCGTGTTACTACGAATTTCACGAAAATGCATTCCTTCCGCCTCTTCTTATGTGGTTCTTCTATGCGATCGAAAAAGAGAAAAAGGTGCTCATGTATGTGTTCATGGTACTTCTTCTCATGGTCAAGGAAGATGCTGCTCTGTATGTAATGTGTATCGGTCTTTACATGCTGTTCAGCGGAAAGAACAGAAAGCACGGCGCAATAATCTTCTGTGCAACTGCGGCAGTTTTCGTAAATGTTCTCGCTCTCATGAGCAAATACGGTGAAGGGGCAATGACAAACCGTACTTTCGGAAATCTTATGAGAAACTACGATTCCGGTTTCGGCGAAGTAATAAAGACAGCTCTTACCAACCCGATGTACTTTATCAATCAGTGTTTCCTTACCGGCGACGAGGAGAAGTTCTATGAAAAAATAGTATTCTTCACGGTAATGCTTCTTCCGCTGCTCTTCATGCCTTTCATTACAAAGAAGAGATCAAGACTGTTTCTTGTTGTTCCGTTTATCATAATGAATCTTGCCAGCGGATATCCGTACGCATCCAAATTCGATTACCAGTATGTTTTCGGTACAGCGACATGTCTTATTTATGCAGCAGTGATCAACGTTGCTGATCTTGATAAGAAGAGCATTAAGGAAATAGTTCCTCTTATGGCAGTCGCTTCGCTGATAATGTTCGCTGCAAATGATACCAACAAGCTTTATTATCCTGAAGTATACAAAAACTATAAAGACAACAATGACAGGAAGAATGCTTTCTGTGAAGCAATTCCGGAAGATGCGTCACTTCTTGCCACACCGTTCCTTATTCCGCACTGTGCAAACCGTGACAAGCTTTACGTGCTTGATGAGGGCTCCGCACCAAATCCGGATACGACCGACTTTGTTATTTTCGAGGACGGCAGCGAGGAGTGGAAGCAAAACAAGCGTGCTCTTCTTGAATCGGAAGGTTACACTGTTTATAACGAAGCAGAAGGACTTATCGTCATTTATGTAAGTCCGGACTACAATGTAAATAAATAA